Proteins from one Deltaproteobacteria bacterium genomic window:
- a CDS encoding serine/threonine protein kinase, protein MVQPFGQDDPPREEEREQATLPVGTVLGSYRIERILGIGGMGTVYLAIHQRLGRKVALKTLHPEFATNPTAVRRLFAEARAVNQIQHENIVEITDFVETGQLKYYIMELLDGRDLAEIQLEETHLSIARAIRIGVQIADTLEAVHAGGIVHRDLKPANVFLIERSGRPDFVKLLDFGVAKLMDQPKGDAMSRTAAGAIVGTPDYMSPEQAAGKPVDHRTDIYSLGVILYEMVGGQKPFKANSLGELVVKHLTITPTRPSKLKDLPHEIPAELERIILSCLEKDASRRPQSIGAVAAQLRELGMGMTDWALLTGEHTALAPGRPRRSPLPAIAGVVGLAAVAGLTAVFWPREEPGPVNPPPIVFEAPVKTEVTLSIDSVPTGAMVFLAGQTEPIGLTPLSEVFPLSEEQQQFELRLEGYETETFTLPLDADARVSRALKEIPVVEEPPKPVPRKKSPKVVKKQGPTHKRGVIDPFAN, encoded by the coding sequence ATGGTTCAGCCCTTTGGACAGGACGACCCGCCTCGCGAGGAGGAGCGCGAGCAGGCGACCCTCCCCGTCGGGACGGTGCTCGGCTCGTACCGGATCGAGCGGATCCTGGGCATCGGGGGCATGGGCACGGTCTACCTGGCGATCCACCAGCGCCTCGGGCGCAAGGTCGCCCTGAAGACCCTCCACCCGGAGTTCGCGACGAACCCCACCGCAGTGCGGCGCCTCTTCGCGGAAGCCCGGGCGGTCAACCAGATCCAGCACGAGAACATCGTCGAGATCACCGACTTCGTCGAGACCGGCCAGCTCAAGTACTACATCATGGAGCTCCTGGACGGCCGGGACCTCGCCGAGATCCAGCTCGAGGAGACGCACCTCTCCATCGCCCGGGCGATCCGGATCGGCGTGCAGATCGCCGACACCCTCGAGGCGGTCCACGCCGGGGGCATCGTGCACCGGGACCTGAAGCCCGCGAACGTCTTCCTGATCGAGCGCTCGGGCCGCCCCGACTTCGTGAAGCTCCTCGACTTCGGCGTTGCCAAGCTGATGGATCAGCCCAAGGGCGACGCCATGTCCCGGACCGCGGCGGGCGCCATCGTGGGCACCCCCGACTACATGTCGCCGGAGCAAGCGGCCGGCAAGCCGGTGGACCACCGTACCGACATCTACTCCCTGGGCGTGATCCTCTACGAGATGGTCGGAGGGCAGAAGCCCTTCAAGGCCAACAGCCTGGGTGAGCTGGTGGTGAAGCACCTCACCATCACCCCGACCCGGCCGAGCAAGCTCAAGGACCTGCCCCACGAGATCCCCGCCGAGCTCGAGCGGATCATCCTCTCCTGCCTCGAGAAGGATGCCTCCCGCCGGCCCCAGAGCATCGGCGCCGTGGCGGCCCAGCTCCGCGAGCTGGGCATGGGGATGACGGACTGGGCCCTCCTCACGGGTGAGCACACCGCCCTGGCACCGGGCCGGCCTCGCCGCTCGCCCCTGCCCGCGATCGCCGGGGTCGTGGGGCTGGCCGCCGTCGCCGGCCTCACCGCTGTCTTCTGGCCCCGGGAGGAGCCCGGACCGGTCAACCCGCCGCCGATCGTCTTCGAGGCGCCCGTGAAGACCGAGGTGACCCTCTCGATCGACTCGGTGCCCACGGGGGCGATGGTCTTCCTCGCCGGGCAGACCGAGCCCATCGGCCTCACCCCGCTCTCGGAGGTCTTCCCGCTGAGCGAGGAGCAGCAGCAGTTCGAGTTGAGGCTCGAGGGCTACGAGACCGAGACCTTCACCCTGCCCCTGGACGCCGACGCCCGGGTGAGCCGTGCGCTGAAGGAGATACCGGTGGTGGAGGAGCCCCCCAAGCCGGTGCCCAGGAAGAAGAGCCCGAAGGTCGTCAAGAAGCAGGGCCCCACGCACAAGCGGGGCGTCATCGACCCCTTCGCGAACTGA